In Aureibacillus halotolerans, the genomic window AAGCTGTTGGCCGATCATATAAAAACGACGGATGCTGTTCGCAGACCATTAAACGCATAGGGGAGGAATTGTACATGAATCATGTCGATCAGGCATACCTTTCATGCAGAGACCTAATGATGGCTCATTCTAAAACATTCTATAAAGCCTTTTCATTGCTTCCTCCACGTCAAAAGAAAGCGGTATGGGCGGTATATGCTTTCTGCCGTTATGCAGATGATCTCGTTGACGAAGCAGGAAAATACCCCGAAACTCTAGATATGTTTGAGGAAAAGCTGGAAGGTTTTTTGCAGGGGAAGGCGCAAGAAGGATTTATTTGGACAGCACTCGCAGACGTCTTTTCACAGTTTGACATGGATCCACAGCCTTTCAGAGATATGATCATTGGCCAACGAATGGATGTGGTCGGTACAAGCTATAGCACACTCGAAGCTGTGGAAGAGTATGCCTATTATGTGGCAGGGTCTGTTGGACTGATGTTACTGCCCCTCATTGCGCCTGACACGAAGCATCTCCTGCAGGAGGACGCTGTAAAGCTAGGGAATGCGATGCAGCTGACGAATATATTGCGAGACGTCGGTGAGGATTATGAGAGAAACCGAATGTACTTGCCTCATTCTTTGTTAAAAGAGCATCATGTCGATGTCCATATGCTCTCACTCTCGCATGTTCCGACAGAAGGCTTCAAACAGGTGTGGGAGATCATTGCTCAGCGTGCTGAAACGCTCTATGATGAAGCCTTGTCGACAATCACGTTGTACCCGATGTACTCGCGCACACCGATTAAAGGGGCTGCCTATATGTATCGAGCCATTCTGACTAAAATCCGCAAAAACAAGTATCAGGTGTTCACAGAGCGACACTACGTGACTGTCGAAGAAAAGCAACACATCCTTTCACAATTGTAGCCCTCAAAAAAACGAAGCCCCTGTGCTCCGTTTTTTTGTTTGTCTACAGAGCTAGCAATCGCTTTGCCACATTCATTCCAGATAAAATAACCATCGGCGAGCCACCACCTGGGAAGGTAGAGCCACCAGCGAAATACAAATTTGAAATATCCTTTGCCTGATTAAATGGCTTAAAAAAAGCATCTCGTTTTCGGTTTGATGCCATGCCATATATGGCGCCTCGATACGCACCAACCATGCTTTGAAGGTCCTTTGGCGTAATCAGCTTTTCTGTTTCAATCCTTCCGGACAGTGGCACACCTTTCATTTCTAAGCCTTTATAGACCTTTTCTTTATAGCGTTGCAGCTCTGTGTCGGAAGGCGAGCTTGAAGAAAGCGCCGGGGCATTGATGAGCATAAATAAGTTGTCCCCTTGAGCGGTTCTGCTTGGGTCGGTCTTGCTGGAGGCACTTATGTACACCGTTGGTTCCTTCGGATAGCGCTGATTGATAAACAGGTCCTTAAATTCATTTTCATAGTGCCTCGGAAAGAATACGTTATGGTGCAGAAGTTGGTCGTTTGGCTTGGTTGTCCCAACGAGACAGACGAGGGCGGAGATAGACGGTTCAAAAGCTTTGGCTTTCGCATTAGAGAAGGCTGGTCTTGCGCCTTCACTGACAAGGCTGGGAAATGCCTCAAGCAAGTCTGCACTTAAAATGAAGTGCGTCCCCTCAATCTGTTTCCCCGTAGATGTCCGCACAGCGGAAGCTCTACCATTCGTGATGATCAGCTCCTGAACCTCGGTTTCCATGACAATATGGACCCCTAACTCTCGTGCCAAACGTTCATATCCTGAAGCAATGGATGTGTTGCCACCTTCCGCGTAATACACCCCTTCAACCAGCTCAAGATACGCAATTAGCGCAAACGTAGCAGGCGTTTTGTAAGGAGAGGAGCCAATGTAAGTTGCGTACCGATTAAACGTATTGGCAACGTTGGGATTTTTAAAGTATCGCGCGGTTAGAGTAGAAAGACTTTCTGTTGGTCTGACCTTGGCAAAAGCTTTACCTATCGATGGAGAAAGCATGTCCTTCCAAGAAAAAAAGACATGGCTAAAAAATGCCTCCTTTGAGAGCTGATACAGTCGTGTTGCCTCTTGTAGAAATGATTGATAGTGCGCAGCTCCAAATGGATCAAGGTGCTCTAGCTGAGCTTCCATGGACGACACGGATGTTGTAAAGTCCAAAGAACGACCATCAGGCAGGATATTTCTCGTATGGGTTGGGATATTAATCAGCTTGAAATAATCGCTTGCCGCTCTGCCTGTCTGTGTAATAACTCGTTCAAAAACATCAGGCATCGTTATGGTGTTTGGCCCATAATCAAACGAATAGTCTCCTAGTTGATAGCCTTTCATCTTGCCGCCGAGGTAATTGTTTTTTTCAATAAGCACGACTTGCGCGCCACCGTGCTGAAGCGTAATCGCAGCGACCAATCCAGCAAGACCACCACCAATAATAACAACATCCGTTTTCATGAATAACGCCTTCCTTTCCACTCATAGCCTTGGTGGCGTATCGTCCTGACCATAGATGTCAGGAGAATAGCGATGAAGGCGGTCGCAGCAAAAGGCATAAGCAAAAAGTTTCCATTCCATTGTTTCATTTGCATATCAACAGTCCATCGCTGAAACCAGACGAGGACGAGAGCTGTCATTGCCAGACGAAACTCAACAACTCCTAAAAAAGCCGAAGCAACCATAGCTAGTGGAACGATATACAAATAGCCGTACACGACACATAATAAGAGGGCGAGCGGGTAAGATCTACCGATGCCAGGAAAGCTGTTTTTCATAAAACCGTTCCAAACGTCCAGATTACGCTCATACATCAGGCACTTAACCTCTGCCACGATGTTTGCTAGCACGACCCGATGCCCCGCCTCCTTTATTTTCCTTGCCAAATGAACGTCTTCAACAAGTGAATTCTTTACGGCTTCATGCCCTCCTGAGCTTTTGTAGCTTGCACGTTCAAAAAGCATAAACGCTCCATGAGCTGCTGTGAAAGCTGGTTTATTTGAGAAATTAGCCATTAAGAGAGGGAGATGGAACAAGACAAGAAAGTGCTGCATTGGCACAAGCAGTCGACTGAGCATAACCGGTGTAGGGCAATAAGGGAACCCTGTTAGAAGCCCTGCTTTTTTTTGCGTCAGCCGAGTGAGCGCACGCTGCACCGTTTCCGGATGCAGCCGAATGTCCGCATCTATGTAAAGATAATATTTCCCATTTGCTAGCAGTGAAAGCTGGTGACAGGCAAATACTTTTCCCACCCATCCATTTGGCTTTGGTACTCCTTTTCGTATTGAAAAGCGTTCATCATCGCGAATCGCCTCTGTTAGGAGAGATAGCGTCTCGTCATCCGACTGATCATCCAAGAAGATGACTTCAAGATTCCAATACGTTAATCGTTTTAGATTCGTTACTAGGGCTCCCACTTGATGAGCTTCATTCCTTACTGGAATAAGGATGGAGACGAGGGAGGGAATAGGGTGCTCATGTGCTTTGGTTTTTAACCGTGGCATGAAAAGGCTATTGATGACTGTCCACAAACAACTAGCGGCCAGTACCCATAAAAGAATATGGAGCATTGCACAACCCTCCCATTTTTAGAGTAACACGTCAAAAGAGGCGTAAGATCGTTGTAAAACGTCGGTTCTGAGGCTATTTAACTGCTCAGTCAATGCATTTTCAAAGTAGAGTGATCGTTGTTTTCTATTTAGATGCTCCCAATCCTTTATTGGAAG contains:
- a CDS encoding phytoene/squalene synthase family protein produces the protein MNHVDQAYLSCRDLMMAHSKTFYKAFSLLPPRQKKAVWAVYAFCRYADDLVDEAGKYPETLDMFEEKLEGFLQGKAQEGFIWTALADVFSQFDMDPQPFRDMIIGQRMDVVGTSYSTLEAVEEYAYYVAGSVGLMLLPLIAPDTKHLLQEDAVKLGNAMQLTNILRDVGEDYERNRMYLPHSLLKEHHVDVHMLSLSHVPTEGFKQVWEIIAQRAETLYDEALSTITLYPMYSRTPIKGAAYMYRAILTKIRKNKYQVFTERHYVTVEEKQHILSQL
- a CDS encoding phytoene desaturase family protein yields the protein MKTDVVIIGGGLAGLVAAITLQHGGAQVVLIEKNNYLGGKMKGYQLGDYSFDYGPNTITMPDVFERVITQTGRAASDYFKLINIPTHTRNILPDGRSLDFTTSVSSMEAQLEHLDPFGAAHYQSFLQEATRLYQLSKEAFFSHVFFSWKDMLSPSIGKAFAKVRPTESLSTLTARYFKNPNVANTFNRYATYIGSSPYKTPATFALIAYLELVEGVYYAEGGNTSIASGYERLARELGVHIVMETEVQELIITNGRASAVRTSTGKQIEGTHFILSADLLEAFPSLVSEGARPAFSNAKAKAFEPSISALVCLVGTTKPNDQLLHHNVFFPRHYENEFKDLFINQRYPKEPTVYISASSKTDPSRTAQGDNLFMLINAPALSSSSPSDTELQRYKEKVYKGLEMKGVPLSGRIETEKLITPKDLQSMVGAYRGAIYGMASNRKRDAFFKPFNQAKDISNLYFAGGSTFPGGGSPMVILSGMNVAKRLLAL
- a CDS encoding glycosyltransferase encodes the protein MLHILLWVLAASCLWTVINSLFMPRLKTKAHEHPIPSLVSILIPVRNEAHQVGALVTNLKRLTYWNLEVIFLDDQSDDETLSLLTEAIRDDERFSIRKGVPKPNGWVGKVFACHQLSLLANGKYYLYIDADIRLHPETVQRALTRLTQKKAGLLTGFPYCPTPVMLSRLLVPMQHFLVLFHLPLLMANFSNKPAFTAAHGAFMLFERASYKSSGGHEAVKNSLVEDVHLARKIKEAGHRVVLANIVAEVKCLMYERNLDVWNGFMKNSFPGIGRSYPLALLLCVVYGYLYIVPLAMVASAFLGVVEFRLAMTALVLVWFQRWTVDMQMKQWNGNFLLMPFAATAFIAILLTSMVRTIRHQGYEWKGRRYS